A DNA window from Arachis hypogaea cultivar Tifrunner chromosome 18, arahy.Tifrunner.gnm2.J5K5, whole genome shotgun sequence contains the following coding sequences:
- the LOC112768977 gene encoding uncharacterized protein produces MPLSTMASSIPHHQFYSNYTFTTDLVDFPYHAPNNNNNNASSIIMDNFAIWGSGQDCFFINNHNNITNSLIIDNEALDCDTMNSSSWAVPSFAEQLGGGGVSSDMAVPAISDCKMGFYGGATAGFQDFSSGYRPGLGNFGEECCGFKEDIKQPTYSNATRENWGIQGNQMPAIEEPNIKVGRYSEEERKERILRYLKKRNQRNFNKTIKYACRKTLADRRVRVRGRFARNNELLCEEDMATKKNENHHHHHHHDLKEEFYGGESIQFQLKNDEEDWLQEAMASLVYLSHSSPEDM; encoded by the exons ATGCCCCTCTCTACTATGGCTTCTTCAATCCCTCATCATCAGTTCTATTCAAACTACACGTTCACTACcgatcttgttgattttccttatCATGCacccaacaataacaacaacaacgcTTCATCAATCATTATGGACAATTTCGCTATATGGGGTAGTGGCCAAGATTGCTTCTTCATTAACAACCACAACAACATCACCAACTCTTTGATTATTGATAATGAAGCACTTGATTGTGACACCATGAATTCTTCTTCTTGGGCAGTGCCAAGTTTCGCGGAGCAACTTGGCGGTGGTGGTGTTTCATCCGATATGGCTGTGCCGGCCATCTCTGACTGTAAAATGGGCTTCTATGGCGGCGCCACTGCCGGATTTCAAGACTTCAGCAGCGGCTACCGGCCTGGTCTTGGCAATTTTGGAGAAGAATGTTGTGGTTTCAAGGAGGATATTAAACAGCCTACTTATTCTAACGCTACAAGAGAGAATTGG GGAATTCAAGGAAATCAAATGCCAGCAATTGAAGAACCTAACATAAAGGTAGGAAGGTACTCAGAGGAAGAAAGGAAGGAAAGGATTCTCCGATATTTGAAGAAAAGAAATCAAAGAAACTTTAACAAAACCATCAAG TATGCATGCCGGAAAACGTTAGCCGATAGGCGAGTTCGAGTTCGGGGAAGGTTTGCAAGGAACAATGAGCTGTTATGTGAGGAAGACATGGCTACAAAGAAGAATgagaatcatcatcatcatcatcatcatgatttGAAAGAAGAGTTTTATGGTGGTGAATCAATCCAGTTCCAG TTAAAGAATGATGAGGAGGATTGGTTGCAAGAAGCCATGGCAAGTTTGGTCTATTTATCTCACTCTTCACCAGAAGACATGTAG